A window of the Chloroflexota bacterium genome harbors these coding sequences:
- a CDS encoding VOC family protein, producing the protein MGLITGFNHVVLVTNDMDKTVRFYRDALGLRVAATVTRATRPPGTLTRSGDEWNRLYFFDVGNGDTLAFAEFPGKDTTAEKSYFFGAWPGEGRAITRLQKMEHIALNVEGLRQLKAVQKRLRSKGILVSEVQDLKGSPFVKSIYVYDPNWIPLEVATFDRKTPAWRRRKKSDWFNDPSPVPALRPAKASRRVNVAATAVKAKTARA; encoded by the coding sequence CGAACGATATGGACAAGACGGTGCGCTTCTACCGGGACGCCCTTGGGCTGAGGGTGGCGGCGACGGTGACCCGTGCGACGCGCCCGCCTGGGACGCTGACGCGATCGGGAGACGAGTGGAACCGGCTCTATTTCTTTGACGTAGGTAACGGCGATACGCTGGCCTTCGCAGAGTTTCCGGGGAAGGACACAACGGCGGAGAAGTCGTACTTCTTTGGGGCGTGGCCGGGTGAGGGGCGGGCGATCACGCGGCTGCAGAAGATGGAGCATATCGCGCTGAACGTGGAGGGGCTGCGGCAGTTGAAGGCTGTCCAGAAGCGGCTGCGGAGCAAGGGAATCCTCGTTTCTGAGGTCCAGGATCTGAAGGGTTCGCCGTTCGTGAAGTCCATCTATGTGTACGACCCCAACTGGATCCCGCTGGAAGTGGCGACGTTCGATAGGAAGACCCCGGCCTGGCGCAGGCGGAAGAAGAGCGATTGGTTCAATGACCCTTCGCCGGTGCCGGCACTCCGGCCCGCGAAGGCGTCGCGGCGGGTGAACGTAGCGGCGACGGCGGTGAAGGCGAAGACGGCACGGGCGTAA
- a CDS encoding DUF2269 family protein has product MAWEYLKFFHIVFVLTFFSGTIVSMMTGIAAAKAKSIESVAILTGIAARAAKFVTIPSFILVGIFGVLTASEQNLDLTGTGWLNAAYVASILGFILGLAVLTRHGAKAAKLAARDAQAGKKSEGLEKELNAPLPKIVGPLLHLLVAYIIVLMVFQPYD; this is encoded by the coding sequence ATGGCTTGGGAATACTTGAAGTTTTTCCATATCGTCTTTGTGCTGACGTTCTTTTCCGGGACTATCGTGAGCATGATGACGGGGATAGCGGCGGCAAAGGCGAAGAGCATCGAATCGGTGGCGATCCTCACCGGGATCGCGGCACGAGCGGCGAAGTTCGTGACGATCCCTTCGTTCATCCTGGTGGGCATATTCGGTGTGCTGACGGCGTCAGAGCAGAATCTCGACCTGACGGGCACCGGATGGCTGAACGCGGCCTATGTGGCCAGCATCTTGGGGTTCATCCTGGGCCTAGCGGTGTTGACACGACATGGGGCGAAGGCCGCGAAGCTGGCGGCGAGAGACGCGCAGGCGGGCAAGAAGTCCGAAGGGCTTGAGAAGGAGCTGAACGCGCCGCTGCCGAAGATCGTGGGGCCGCTGCTGCACCTGCTGGTGGCCTACATCATCGTGCTCATGGTGTTCCAGCCGTACGATTAG
- a CDS encoding amino acid permease, whose translation MDASPSSTTELELKRTVGLLAAVGSGTGLIVGAGVYVLIGEVAGVAGNAVWASVLLAGAVALFTGLSYAELSSMHPRAAASFLYVRDAFGGGPAYLIGTLAVFSQIVSVSAVALGFGSYMDDEFGFSIVGGALLVIGGSVLISYRGVRESTVLGSLLSLVEIVGLAIVIIAGLKYLGDENLMQLSEGTSGLFTGASLMFFAFLGFEQIANFAQEIKNPGRNVPRAILLSGGIAAGLYVLAAIASVSVLGWEALSASKGPLAEVAERAAGGWASDMLVVIALVATSSTVLIALATVTRAIYGMASSGALPKALAAVGTKRRTPWAATAAVAAVAMLVALAGDIGVVAEMANFTILLVFIAVNLSLIMLRRKQKAAERPFRIPFAVAGAPVSAVLGVGGCIFLMANVSGSAALYSVIVIACGGALYLARRRGQGAR comes from the coding sequence ATGGACGCGTCACCATCCTCCACGACTGAACTCGAACTGAAGCGCACCGTTGGGCTGTTGGCGGCGGTTGGCTCCGGGACGGGGCTGATCGTCGGCGCGGGCGTCTATGTGCTCATCGGCGAGGTGGCGGGCGTCGCGGGGAATGCGGTGTGGGCCTCGGTGCTTCTGGCCGGGGCGGTGGCGCTCTTCACCGGCCTTTCCTACGCCGAGCTTTCTTCCATGCACCCACGCGCGGCGGCGAGCTTCCTCTACGTACGGGATGCCTTCGGCGGTGGGCCGGCCTATCTCATTGGGACGCTGGCCGTCTTCTCGCAGATCGTTTCCGTCTCGGCGGTAGCCCTGGGCTTCGGCTCTTATATGGACGATGAGTTCGGCTTCTCCATAGTCGGCGGGGCGTTGCTGGTCATCGGCGGATCGGTGCTGATCTCGTATCGGGGCGTTCGAGAGTCCACAGTGCTAGGCAGTCTCCTATCGCTCGTGGAAATCGTGGGGCTCGCCATCGTCATCATCGCGGGGCTAAAGTATCTCGGCGATGAGAACCTGATGCAGCTTTCCGAAGGGACATCGGGGCTGTTCACGGGCGCTTCGCTGATGTTCTTCGCTTTCCTAGGCTTTGAGCAGATCGCAAACTTCGCGCAGGAGATTAAGAACCCAGGGAGGAACGTGCCGAGGGCGATCCTGCTGTCCGGCGGCATCGCGGCCGGGCTCTATGTGCTGGCGGCGATCGCCTCAGTGAGCGTGCTGGGCTGGGAGGCCCTGAGCGCGAGCAAGGGGCCGCTGGCGGAGGTGGCGGAGCGGGCGGCAGGGGGGTGGGCGTCCGATATGCTGGTGGTCATCGCGCTGGTGGCGACGTCCAGCACGGTGCTGATCGCGCTGGCGACGGTGACACGGGCGATCTACGGGATGGCGTCCAGCGGGGCGCTGCCGAAGGCGCTGGCGGCGGTTGGGACGAAGCGGCGCACGCCGTGGGCGGCGACGGCGGCGGTAGCGGCGGTGGCGATGCTGGTGGCCCTAGCGGGGGACATCGGTGTGGTGGCGGAGATGGCGAATTTCACGATCCTGCTGGTGTTTATCGCGGTGAACCTAAGCCTCATCATGCTGAGACGGAAGCAAAAGGCGGCCGAGCGGCCCTTCCGCATCCCGTTCGCGGTGGCGGGGGCGCCGGTCTCGGCGGTCCTGGGGGTCGGCGGCTGTATCTTTCTGATGGCGAACGTCTCGGGGTCGGCGGCACTATACAGTGTCATCGTCATCGCCTGCGGCGGCGCGCTCTATCTTGCGCGTCGGAGAGGGCAAGGGGCGCGGTAG
- a CDS encoding amidohydrolase: MTMTKVKYNVISADSHIYETPDLWEKYIEPAFKHRAPKLVKSPDGTERIVGEGFAGSPGMAASAGKKAEDVRLEGSYATARQGAFNPAERVKDMAMDGVDAEILYPTICMTAFRAKDQDYMMACLRAYNSWMADFMKIAPEKLIGVGVTDLGNVQAAVEEVYRCKRLGLRGIMVPAASLIKDGFGNPVYEPFWKAVEETDLPLSMHTFAAPVNSVDVNNWMVSYSICTVQIQTSIAQMIFSGVFERHPNLRLVSVENDVTWAPNLMERMDHVYNRHRFWAGVGIKSGKLPSAFFKEHIFMTFVRDTAVAALRHHIGVKNILWSSDYPHADTSWPNSKKSIQDHFGAIPADERYRMVAGNAAEIYRLS, translated from the coding sequence ATGACGATGACGAAGGTGAAGTACAACGTTATATCCGCAGACTCCCATATCTATGAGACGCCGGATCTGTGGGAGAAGTACATCGAGCCGGCGTTCAAGCACCGGGCGCCGAAGCTGGTGAAATCGCCTGATGGGACGGAGCGCATCGTGGGCGAGGGATTCGCCGGGTCGCCGGGGATGGCGGCCTCGGCGGGGAAGAAGGCGGAGGATGTGAGGCTGGAGGGGAGCTACGCCACGGCGCGGCAAGGGGCTTTCAACCCGGCGGAGCGGGTGAAGGATATGGCGATGGACGGGGTGGACGCCGAGATCCTCTACCCTACGATCTGCATGACGGCTTTCCGGGCGAAGGACCAGGACTACATGATGGCCTGCCTGCGGGCGTACAACTCGTGGATGGCCGATTTCATGAAGATCGCGCCGGAGAAGCTGATCGGCGTCGGTGTGACGGACCTGGGGAACGTGCAGGCGGCGGTGGAGGAGGTCTACCGCTGTAAGAGGCTGGGCCTGCGGGGGATCATGGTGCCCGCGGCATCGCTGATCAAGGACGGCTTTGGGAACCCGGTCTATGAGCCGTTCTGGAAGGCGGTGGAGGAGACGGACCTGCCGCTGAGCATGCACACCTTCGCGGCGCCGGTGAACTCGGTGGATGTGAACAACTGGATGGTGAGCTATAGCATCTGCACGGTGCAGATCCAGACCTCGATCGCGCAGATGATCTTCTCGGGCGTCTTTGAGCGGCACCCCAACCTGCGGCTGGTCTCCGTTGAGAACGACGTGACGTGGGCACCGAACCTGATGGAGCGGATGGACCACGTCTACAACCGCCACCGCTTCTGGGCGGGGGTGGGCATCAAATCGGGCAAGCTGCCGAGCGCGTTCTTTAAGGAGCATATCTTCATGACGTTCGTGCGGGACACGGCCGTGGCGGCGCTGCGCCACCACATCGGGGTCAAGAACATCTTGTGGTCGTCCGACTACCCGCATGCGGATACGAGCTGGCCGAACTCCAAGAAGTCCATCCAGGACCACTTTGGGGCGATCCCGGCGGACGAGCGCTACCGGATGGTGGCAGGGAACGCCGCGGAGATTTATCGGCTAAGCTAG
- a CDS encoding NAD(P)H-dependent oxidoreductase subunit E: protein MEKKGAQIVVCTGLNCTYNGAPDLLKALEKKLGLTPGIPPPDGWARVETTQCTTRCADGPNVDIDGRPYIYMEPEKLVSLLRELKRRG from the coding sequence GTGGAGAAGAAAGGCGCGCAAATCGTGGTCTGTACGGGGCTGAACTGCACGTATAACGGCGCTCCCGACCTGCTGAAGGCACTCGAGAAGAAGCTAGGGCTGACGCCGGGCATCCCGCCGCCGGACGGGTGGGCCAGGGTGGAGACGACGCAGTGCACGACGCGCTGCGCCGACGGCCCGAACGTGGATATTGACGGGAGGCCGTACATCTACATGGAGCCGGAGAAGTTGGTGAGCCTGCTGCGCGAGCTGAAGAGGCGCGGGTAG